In Carettochelys insculpta isolate YL-2023 chromosome 11, ASM3395843v1, whole genome shotgun sequence, a genomic segment contains:
- the LOC142019286 gene encoding uncharacterized protein LOC142019286 codes for MGPADLGATPITHPFYRELRDILGPRHTSSPPATLDTLAEEPQQAPEQESTPEVSPAPRGPPLEPTPRAPEQEEEGDSSSTETGLQILLPSRSSSRVSALGVRRPWEWTYSCTIGRTGERRRGFSGPGNPSGAIAPGQPLSRRPTGPTAGKMADPAPDSDGPPQLLAIHRRQLEVAEQHLQVEQRHLHLQEQALAWPQEAWGGVHGHVQPPSRLPGPPCCAGRCCACPECSPCHTTRYSAHRCAVCRRPATCR; via the exons atggggccggccgatctgggggccacccccatcactcaccccttttacagggagctcagggacatcctgggcccccggcacacctcctcccctccggccactcttgacaccttggctgaggagccccagcaggccccggagcaggagtccaccccggaggtaagccccgcaccccgggggccccccctggagcccacccccagggcaccggagcaggaggaggagggggactcctcctccactgagacggggctgcagatcctcctcccatcccggagcagcagccgggtgtccgccctgGGTGTCcgccgaccgtgggagtggacctacag ctgcaccatcggaaggaccggagagcgccggcgaggcttcagtggtcccggaaacccctccggggccatcgctccaggccagcccctcagcagaagaccgaccggccccacagcgggcaagatggcggacccagcacccgacagcgacggacccccccagctgctggccatccatcgtcggcagctggaggtcgcggagcagcacctgcaggtggagcaacgccacctccacctccaggagcaggcgctggcctggcctcaagaggcatgggggggcgtACATGGACACGTTCAACCGCCTAgtagactacctggccccccatgctgcgccggccgctgctgcgcctgccctgagtgctccCCCTGCCACACCACCCGCTACTCCGCTCATCGCtgcgccgtctgccgtcgccccgccacctgccgctga
- the RAB7A gene encoding ras-related protein Rab-7a encodes MTSRKKVLLKVIILGDSGVGKTSLMNQYVNKKFSNQYKATIGADFLTKEVMVDDRLVTMQIWDTAGQERFQSLGVAFYRGADCCVLVFDVTAPNTFKTLDSWRDEFLIQASPRDPENFPFVVLGNKIDLENRQVTTKRAQAWCYSKNNIPYFETSAKEAINVEQAFQTIARNALKQETEVELYNEFPEPIKLDKNDRAKATAETCSC; translated from the exons ATGACTTCTAGGAAGAAAGTGTTACTGAAAGTCATCATCCTTGGAGACTCTGG GGTGGGGAAGACATCACTCATGAACCAGTATGTGAACAAGAAATTCAGTAACCAGTACAAGGCTACAATAGGAGCAGACTTCCTGACAAAGGAGGTGATGGTGGATGACAGATTAGTCACAATGCAG ATATGGGATACAGCAGGGCAAGAACGGTTTCAGTCTCTGGGTGTGGCCTTCTACCGAGGAGCAGACTGCTGTGTGCTGGTATTTGATGTGACGGCTCCAAATACGTTTAAAACCCTAGACAGCTGGAGGGATGAGTTTCTCATTCAGGCCAGTCCAAGGGATCCAGAGAACTTCCCTTTTGTTGTGCTGGGAAACAAGATTGACCTAGAAAACAGACAA GTTACCACAAAACGAGCACAGGCTTGGTGCTACAGCAAAAACAACATCCCTTACTTCGAAACCAGTGCCAAGGAGGCCATTAATGTGGAACAAGCTTTCCAGACAATTGCACGAAATGCACTTAAACAG GAAACGGAGGTGGAACTTTACAATGAATTCCCTGAACCCATAAAACTAGACAAGAATGACCGAGCAAAGGCCACTGCAGAGACCTGCAGCTGCTGA